The DNA window GTTTGGAAAAAAGTGTTGCCACCACTCCCACAAGCGATTTTCCTATGTCGAGGAGGATAGGGCGGACTCATAAGTGAGGAAATAGCTGCGACAAATCCCAAACACTCCTTTTGAAACTTCAATCCCTGGCTCATGCTGATACAACGTGGGCCCTCATGTTTTCATCAAATCTATAATCCAACCTCCAACAATCCCTCTCCCCCGTTCCCCTTCTAATTCCGGGCCGGCAGACCAGTAGGGCGGCACGAACTGCAGGCGAGCAGTGAGAGCTCGTGTACTTTTTCACTTGACAAACGCCTATAACGCACTTATCGTAGCGTGGTTTACGGAAATAATAGTATGACACCCCGCATCTCTCGCCTCCTTGCCCTCCTCCTAGCCCTGTGGGGTCCGACGCCCATCTTTCCGCAGATCGTTCCCACATTTCCCGTCGACCCCGGTAGTGCCGACGACCAGCGCCGGCCGGATATCGCAGTGGACGCGGATGGTAGCTTTACTGTGGTTTGGGGGGCCGCCGTCTATGGCGATGTCTACTTGGCTGTCTATGATGCTCTGGGAAACACCTTGAGAGAGCCCCGTAGCATCGATAGTTCAAATGGCCTGGTTGGATATCTGGCCGCTCCGAAGATTAAGACCTTGGGCGACTATACTGTCGTAGTTTGGCAGGCCAGCTACCACGATCCCGGCAGCGAATCCAACGTCGGCGGCCGATTATTTACTCGCGCCGGAGATCCTGTCGGTGGTGGAATATTCCAGTCATTTGATCAGCTTGGAGACTTTCGCCCGCAGGTTAGTTACATCAATGATAGTACCTTCTATCTCGTTTGGGGCAGCTGGCATGACGGCACGCCCTCAGAGGCGGATATTTACGGCCAAATAATGACCAATTCCAGGCGGCGCATTGGCGATAGCTTTATTGTCAATGACCACACCGATCCGGAAGTGGGACACTACGGTCACCGGATTGCGGCATCTCCAAGCGCAAATCGGGGCGTAATAGTCTGGTATGATAACCGGACTGGCCAGCGGCAAGTCTATGGCAGACGATTCGGCCAAAATGGGCTGCCGCAGGACTCGAGTTTTTTGGTGAGTGACCTGTCGGGCCACTCAGACGTGTCGTTCTTGGCTACGGAAATGGATACCCGTGGTAATTTTCTGGTGACGTGGGCTGGGCAGGTTGACTCGGTATTCAGTATCTTCCTTAGACGATACGACTCAAATGGCGCGGCTCTGGGTCAGATCACGAAAGTGAATGATGGTGAAAATCTGGGTATTATTTATTCTTGGGTCGACGTATCCATCGATTTAGACGGAATATTCATCGTAGTGTGGGAGGAACTGATCGATGGTGTGTATGCTTCCATGGGCCAGCGTTTTGCTGCCAATGGAGCG is part of the Candidatus Neomarinimicrobiota bacterium genome and encodes:
- a CDS encoding T9SS type A sorting domain-containing protein, translated to MTPRISRLLALLLALWGPTPIFPQIVPTFPVDPGSADDQRRPDIAVDADGSFTVVWGAAVYGDVYLAVYDALGNTLREPRSIDSSNGLVGYLAAPKIKTLGDYTVVVWQASYHDPGSESNVGGRLFTRAGDPVGGGIFQSFDQLGDFRPQVSYINDSTFYLVWGSWHDGTPSEADIYGQIMTNSRRRIGDSFIVNDHTDPEVGHYGHRIAASPSANRGVIVWYDNRTGQRQVYGRRFGQNGLPQDSSFLVSDLSGHSDVSFLATEMDTRGNFLVTWAGQVDSVFSIFLRRYDSNGAALGQITKVNDGENLGIIYSWVDVSIDLDGIFIVVWEELIDGVYASMGQRFAANGAKMGPNFYLNPPDTVPQFWPAVSLRNRKIYLAWERQGTLTQPDEVWVAVLDFDDPLTVSDMDGTVPTDFQFHPNYPNPFNSTTVLSFDLTTSLPAGNLTIYNILGRPVKAFGLRSLAPGHHTLNWDGNDEQGQPAPSGIYIYRLVATSIETGERFTANQKMVLLK